A genome region from Portunus trituberculatus isolate SZX2019 chromosome 18, ASM1759143v1, whole genome shotgun sequence includes the following:
- the LOC123505411 gene encoding uncharacterized protein LOC123505411: MALVMSWVCIVCVVLGGTLGRASQEAEFGLSIHPIFSSSVYIAKEPETFKDLPAVKGLEVEEILAKECEILNTTESGRGLHMLKIVPRRSFSFFVKPEPSFKRLVFKLTLQGVMFISHEFYSDEDLTLDAEDLTSSEGSQWTKVRVEHYQFKRRGFDRHAFKISFGNTTLRRETTDSWLLNGFQDFTMFSKGGAIVVFNCDPEDFNRPSVENYVIYSTWVMAGLMIVATFLLAALCCVWLRLKHQRKERSSSIKYPIYDEFGEEVLERVRQKVEALRNGKHVKDPDTVIVSYPPRKENLYVVDISGYGETDGVRAEDHQYEDIEKYYKHSSVTDNVYYNTDDDIYCGSAIDNIYESLSCYEEYEVKRDEGRGFARY; encoded by the exons ATGGCTCTCGTGATGTCCTGGgtgtgcattgtgtgtgtggtgttaggaGGCACGCTGGGACGCGCCTCACAGGAAGCTGAATTTGGACTTTCAATTCATCCAATTTTCTCCTCGTCAGTATATATTGCGAAGGAACCAGAGACATTTAAGGACCTGCCAGCAGTGAAGGGcctggaagtggaagagatattGGCAAAAGAGTGCGAAATCCTGAATACCACAGAATCTGGACGTGGCCTTCATATGCTTAAGATTGTGCCAAGAaggtccttctccttctttgtgAAACCAGAGCCTTCTTTTAAGAGACTCGTGTTCAAGCTAACTCTGCAGGGCGTCATGTTTATCTCGCATGAATTTTACTCGGATGAAGACCTCACGCTCGACGCTGAGGACCTAACTTCTTCAGAAGGCAGCCAGTGGACAAAAGTGAGAGTAGAGCACTACCAATTCAAGCGACGAGGATTTGATCGCCACGCCTTTAAGATATCCTTCGGGAACACAACGTTGCGCCGCGAGACGACTGACTCATGGCTTCTAAATGGTTTCCAAGATTTCACCATGTTCAGTAAGGGAGGTGCCATAGTCGTCTTCAACTGTGACCCAGAAGATTTCAACAGACCTTCGGTAGAAAACTACGTGATCTACAGCACGTGGGTGATGGCGGGACTCATGATCGTGGCCACGTTCCTGCTGGCTgctctgtgttgtgtgtggttacGCCTGAAACATCAGAGGAAGGAACGCTCCTCATCCATTAAGTATCCA ATTTATGATGAGTTTGGCGAGGAGGTTCTGGAACGGGTCAGGCAGAAGGTCGAGGCTCTTCGAAATGGCAAGCATGTGAAGGATCCTGACACGGTGATCGTCAGCTACCCGCCACGAAAGGAGAATCTCTACGTGGTGGACATATCAGGTTATGGAGAGACAGATGGAGTCCGTGCCGAGGATCACCAGTATGAGGATATTGAGAAATACTACAAACACTCGAGCGTTACGGATAATGTGTACTATAATACAGATGATGATATTTATTGTGGGTCTGCCATTGACAATATTTACGAGAGTCTTTCGTGTTATGAGGAGTATGAGGTAAAACGAGACGAGGGCAGAGGCTTTGCTCGTTACTAG